In one Chitinophaga sancti genomic region, the following are encoded:
- a CDS encoding DUF2911 domain-containing protein: MKTIITTLISLSLSTGIYAQTLKVPAASSGASITQAIGIHDVTLKYSRPNMNGRKIFGGLVPFGSVWRLGANGIPVITFEDAVSIEGHKIEPGTYGLFAIPEKDKWTIIISKKSNQWGSYSYSEADDLLRFTVKPSTLPYAVETYTMSFDNVSTAAAVLAIEWDHTQVQLHLTVDQKAEIKASIDAAMAGEKKPYMQAAQYYYDNNIDIKKAVEYVNEADKAQPNVFYIKYWKAKILLKSGDKAGAIANSKESLELAKKDKIQEYINLNNELLKQAGK, encoded by the coding sequence ATGAAAACAATAATTACCACCCTTATATCCCTTTCTCTCTCAACCGGGATATACGCGCAAACCTTGAAAGTACCTGCCGCAAGTAGCGGAGCCAGTATCACCCAGGCAATAGGGATTCACGATGTTACCCTGAAATACAGCCGTCCGAATATGAATGGTCGTAAGATCTTTGGCGGCCTGGTTCCTTTTGGATCTGTATGGAGACTGGGAGCAAACGGTATTCCTGTTATTACCTTTGAAGATGCTGTGAGCATCGAAGGTCACAAAATTGAACCTGGTACTTATGGCCTGTTCGCCATTCCTGAAAAGGATAAATGGACCATCATCATCAGCAAGAAATCTAACCAGTGGGGTTCTTATTCCTACAGCGAAGCTGATGACCTGTTGCGTTTTACTGTAAAACCATCTACACTGCCTTATGCAGTAGAAACTTACACCATGTCTTTTGACAATGTAAGCACTGCTGCTGCGGTTCTGGCCATTGAATGGGATCATACCCAGGTACAGCTGCACCTGACTGTAGATCAGAAGGCTGAGATAAAGGCAAGTATTGATGCTGCGATGGCGGGTGAGAAGAAGCCTTATATGCAGGCAGCGCAATATTATTACGACAATAATATCGACATTAAAAAAGCGGTTGAGTACGTCAATGAAGCTGATAAGGCACAGCCAAATGTATTTTATATCAAGTACTGGAAAGCGAAGATCCTGCTGAAATCAGGTGATAAGGCCGGCGCAATTGCCAATTCAAAAGAAAGCCTGGAGCTGGCGAAGAAAGATAAGATCCAGGAGTATATTAATCTGAACAACGAGTTGCTGAAACAGGCGGGTAAGTAA
- a CDS encoding response regulator has protein sequence MCKDQITILLVDDDIEDQTLLSEAIHKIAPAVCVKLFNNGPEVLQYLSSREDDKPCLIILDYNMPGITGLQVLERIGQIHKFVSIPKIVWSTSNSHHFRTQCLNAGALKYIVKPQNLHDLNQIAADIIDTCNRAA, from the coding sequence ATGTGCAAAGACCAGATTACCATTTTACTGGTAGATGATGACATTGAAGACCAGACACTACTTTCTGAAGCCATTCACAAAATAGCGCCAGCCGTTTGCGTAAAATTATTCAACAACGGGCCAGAAGTTTTACAGTACCTCTCATCAAGAGAAGATGATAAGCCCTGCCTTATTATATTGGATTACAACATGCCGGGTATTACCGGCCTGCAGGTGCTTGAGCGCATTGGCCAGATCCATAAGTTTGTAAGCATTCCCAAAATAGTTTGGAGTACTTCCAATTCCCATCACTTCAGAACACAATGTTTAAATGCCGGGGCACTCAAATACATTGTGAAACCGCAAAATTTGCATGACCTGAACCAGATTGCAGCAGACATCATTGATACCTGTAACCGGGCAGCATAA
- the ilvC gene encoding ketol-acid reductoisomerase yields MANYFNSLPLREQLNQLGVCEFMDIAEFADGVAALKGKKVVIVGAGAQGLNQGLNLRDSGLDISYALRQEAIDKKRDSWKNATDNNFKVGTFEELIPGADVVVNLTPDKQHTAVVTKIMPLMKQNSTLLYSHGFNIVEEGMQIRKDITVIMVAPKCPGSEVRAEYLRGFGVPTLIAVHPENDPEGKGLEQAKAYCVGTGGHRAGVLRSSFVAEVKSDLMGEQTILCGLLQTGSILSFDKMLEKGIDAGYASKLVQYGVEVVTEALKHGGVSGMMDRLSNPAKVAAFKISEELKTIMRPLFQKHQDDIMSGEFSSTMMKDWANGDANLLKWRAETGETAFEKTPAGDVKIGEQEYFDNYTLMVAFIRAGVELAFETMVEAGIKAESAYYESLHETPLIANTIARKKLFEMNRVISDTAEYGCYLFDQACKPLLAGFMKKVDTDLVGKNFNEGKTGSVDNVELVHINAILRDHPVEVVGRKLRKAMTAMKAIKTA; encoded by the coding sequence ATGGCAAATTATTTTAATTCTTTACCCCTCAGGGAGCAACTGAACCAATTAGGTGTTTGCGAGTTCATGGACATCGCAGAATTTGCTGACGGCGTAGCTGCCCTCAAAGGTAAGAAAGTAGTTATCGTTGGAGCAGGAGCTCAGGGTTTAAATCAGGGTCTGAACCTCAGAGACAGTGGTCTGGACATTTCCTATGCACTGCGCCAGGAAGCGATCGACAAAAAGAGAGATTCCTGGAAAAATGCAACTGACAACAATTTTAAGGTTGGTACATTCGAAGAGCTGATTCCCGGTGCTGATGTGGTAGTGAACCTCACTCCTGATAAGCAACACACTGCTGTGGTAACTAAGATAATGCCTCTGATGAAACAAAATTCTACCCTGCTGTACTCTCACGGGTTCAACATTGTAGAAGAAGGTATGCAAATTCGTAAAGACATCACCGTTATAATGGTGGCACCTAAATGCCCGGGTTCTGAAGTAAGAGCTGAGTACCTGCGTGGCTTTGGTGTACCTACCCTGATCGCCGTTCACCCGGAGAACGATCCTGAAGGTAAAGGCCTGGAACAGGCGAAAGCTTATTGCGTTGGTACCGGTGGCCACAGGGCTGGTGTACTGCGTTCTTCTTTCGTTGCTGAGGTAAAGTCTGACCTGATGGGTGAGCAAACCATCCTGTGTGGTCTGCTGCAAACCGGTTCTATCCTGTCTTTCGACAAAATGCTGGAGAAAGGGATCGATGCTGGTTACGCTTCTAAATTAGTACAATACGGTGTAGAAGTAGTAACTGAAGCCCTGAAACATGGTGGTGTAAGTGGTATGATGGACCGTTTGAGCAACCCTGCCAAGGTAGCTGCTTTCAAAATTTCTGAAGAACTGAAGACCATCATGCGTCCGCTGTTCCAGAAACACCAGGACGACATCATGAGCGGTGAATTCAGCAGCACGATGATGAAAGACTGGGCGAACGGTGATGCGAACCTCCTGAAATGGAGAGCTGAAACCGGCGAAACTGCTTTCGAAAAAACACCTGCTGGCGACGTGAAGATCGGCGAACAGGAATACTTTGACAACTACACCCTGATGGTAGCATTCATCAGAGCAGGTGTGGAACTGGCTTTCGAAACAATGGTGGAAGCTGGTATCAAAGCTGAATCTGCATACTACGAGTCTCTGCACGAAACACCACTGATCGCAAATACTATTGCGCGTAAGAAACTGTTCGAAATGAACCGCGTGATCTCTGATACTGCTGAATATGGCTGCTACCTGTTCGATCAGGCTTGTAAACCATTGCTGGCTGGTTTCATGAAGAAGGTTGATACTGACCTGGTTGGTAAAAACTTCAACGAAGGTAAAACTGGTTCCGTTGATAACGTAGAACTGGTGCACATCAACGCTATCCTGCGCGACCACCCGGTTGAAGTAGTAGGTAGAAAACTGCGTAAAGCAATGACTGCTATGAAGGCAATCAAAACTGCCTGA
- a CDS encoding ATP-binding cassette domain-containing protein, with translation MMSESVVSILNLHLRFKDKIVLDNLSWNIVRGQNWVLNGISGSGKTSLAQLIETPKGIDGSIEYNFDKNSILPQQVLYVSNWYHFRNLEGDANFYYQQRYNRKQARETLTVEGDFKVFGKEKHLHLADADKIIDALGYRELLDSQLIELSSGEHKKLQLIKALWLKPQLLILDQPYAGLDVASRKNLNTLLEEFSSQGAQYILITNDSGVPGNVHMYARIIDGQLVTSATNEHSSEILHELAPLPAFLTEKPVYHADQVVKMSGMNIHYGEKQVLNNINWEVKAGEKWLLQGHNGSGKSTLLSLVCADHPQSYVDGLFLFGKQRGSGESIWEIKEKIGLISPELHWYFDPAATVFTSIASGFYDSIGLFKQLPYSQTLKVREIIDFLHLKEVQHELLNTLPLGKQRLALLARAIIKNPELLILDEPCQGLDNDQTQYFNKFVDKLCANGTTLIYVGHYESALPSCLEKRILLDKGHVVKIETIQ, from the coding sequence ATGATGTCAGAGTCCGTTGTTAGTATTTTAAACCTGCACCTCAGGTTTAAAGACAAGATTGTATTAGATAATTTAAGCTGGAATATAGTTCGTGGACAAAACTGGGTGCTGAACGGAATTAGTGGAAGCGGAAAAACAAGCCTTGCCCAACTAATAGAAACACCGAAAGGAATCGACGGCAGCATTGAATATAATTTTGATAAGAACAGCATTCTTCCACAACAGGTACTCTACGTATCCAACTGGTACCACTTCAGGAATTTAGAAGGCGATGCTAATTTTTACTACCAGCAGCGCTATAACCGTAAACAGGCGAGAGAAACACTGACTGTAGAAGGCGATTTTAAAGTCTTTGGAAAAGAAAAGCATCTCCACTTAGCTGATGCCGATAAGATTATCGATGCACTCGGATACAGGGAATTGCTGGACTCACAGCTGATAGAGCTCTCCAGCGGTGAACACAAAAAGCTCCAGCTAATCAAGGCCCTCTGGCTCAAACCACAACTACTGATCCTGGACCAGCCATATGCAGGTCTGGACGTAGCCTCCAGAAAGAACTTAAATACCCTGCTGGAAGAATTTTCCTCCCAGGGGGCGCAATATATCCTGATCACCAACGATTCCGGCGTACCCGGTAACGTGCATATGTATGCCCGGATCATTGATGGTCAGTTAGTCACGTCGGCGACCAATGAACATTCATCTGAAATCCTGCACGAACTGGCGCCACTGCCCGCATTCCTCACGGAGAAACCCGTGTATCATGCAGACCAGGTGGTGAAGATGAGCGGCATGAATATTCACTATGGTGAGAAACAGGTGCTGAACAACATCAACTGGGAAGTAAAGGCAGGTGAGAAATGGCTGTTGCAGGGGCATAACGGATCCGGTAAGTCTACCTTACTGAGCCTTGTTTGTGCGGACCATCCACAGTCTTATGTAGATGGCCTCTTCCTCTTTGGCAAGCAACGTGGCAGCGGAGAAAGCATCTGGGAGATCAAGGAAAAGATCGGTTTAATCAGCCCGGAACTGCACTGGTACTTCGACCCCGCCGCGACGGTGTTCACCAGTATTGCATCGGGATTTTATGATTCTATTGGCTTGTTCAAGCAGTTGCCTTATTCGCAGACGCTGAAGGTGAGGGAGATCATTGATTTCCTGCACCTGAAAGAGGTGCAGCACGAGCTGCTCAATACGCTGCCCTTAGGGAAACAACGCCTGGCATTGCTGGCAAGAGCGATTATCAAGAACCCGGAATTACTGATCCTGGATGAACCTTGCCAGGGCCTGGACAATGACCAGACACAATACTTCAATAAGTTTGTAGACAAACTTTGCGCTAACGGAACAACCTTAATTTATGTAGGCCATTACGAATCGGCCCTTCCTTCCTGCCTGGAGAAAAGAATTTTGCTGGATAAAGGACATGTGGTAAAAATAGAAACGATTCAATAG
- a CDS encoding FadR/GntR family transcriptional regulator, whose amino-acid sequence MTKIHRKTLAEEVADRINDLIVNGTYQVGEKLPNETDMMASFGVGRSTIREAIKLLANIGILDVRHGVGSFVNELVSSREPIDVRLSKADTRHIDEVRAWLEIKMAEKAAMNRTEADIRSMADVLQRRDHFGKTGQIEQSIDEDLAFHSCMAHATCNPVLEDLYKATAKHVKRYLLDTMRDTTIMTVTQELHAELLDAITRQDCEQAVAAIKEILEY is encoded by the coding sequence ATGACTAAAATACACAGGAAAACACTTGCAGAAGAAGTAGCGGATCGCATCAATGACCTGATAGTCAATGGTACCTACCAGGTAGGCGAAAAGCTGCCGAATGAAACGGATATGATGGCTTCTTTTGGGGTGGGCCGCTCTACCATCAGGGAAGCGATTAAACTGCTGGCCAATATCGGGATTCTCGATGTGCGCCATGGGGTAGGATCTTTTGTGAATGAGCTGGTGAGTTCCCGCGAACCCATCGATGTACGCCTGAGCAAGGCCGATACTAGGCACATAGACGAAGTACGCGCCTGGCTGGAGATCAAGATGGCGGAGAAAGCGGCCATGAACCGAACGGAAGCGGATATCCGCAGCATGGCAGATGTGCTGCAGCGCAGGGATCATTTTGGAAAGACGGGCCAGATCGAGCAAAGCATTGACGAGGACCTGGCCTTCCATAGCTGTATGGCCCATGCCACCTGCAACCCGGTGCTGGAAGACCTGTACAAGGCGACTGCCAAACATGTAAAGAGATACCTGCTGGATACAATGAGAGATACGACGATTATGACCGTGACCCAGGAACTGCATGCAGAATTATTAGATGCCATTACCCGCCAGGACTGCGAACAGGCCGTTGCCGCTATAAAGGAGATACTCGAATATTGA
- a CDS encoding serine hydrolase — MKKAMYLLGLAIILTIPTYAQPFTQLFRQAIESGMFSGQAVILKDGAVIYGKQNGYSENSSKRPLTANTLYNTSYLTKQFTEEIIRQLIAEGDLDELSSVDQFVDIFPPKTGKAITVAQLLTKRSGLGDYEHSPDYAKIRKTDFKLHDLLQIISWQPLLFDPGTGEAYSNSAYIVLGAVIEKITGQSFGDAVRTRIGTPLGMTSIAYTKAEKLASTNRAYGQLLNPDGTKTNVDDIENGHPDEGIYTTLDDMLKFVEAKRKQQLPSHYNYPLDMDLTGSLPTWTSAIGYTEDGYSYVILCNMGESADRIAPRVRSVMKDGSYKPFTPPTQLTLYKWITGNGMPYVEQHVKELCESDGKKFDAGFLNANGDIFMQAKQTGFGIALFKLNVKLFPGSAAAYECLGNAYLQIGDKANAEVNYKKVMELDPKNGRVKDILSAK; from the coding sequence ATGAAAAAGGCCATGTATTTATTGGGGCTGGCTATAATTCTGACTATTCCGACCTATGCACAACCCTTCACGCAACTATTCCGGCAGGCCATAGAGTCGGGCATGTTCTCAGGACAAGCCGTGATTCTGAAAGATGGTGCTGTAATTTACGGCAAGCAAAACGGCTATTCTGAGAACAGCAGCAAAAGACCCCTGACCGCCAATACCCTGTATAATACAAGTTATCTTACCAAACAATTTACTGAAGAAATTATCCGCCAGCTCATCGCTGAAGGAGACCTCGATGAACTGTCTTCTGTAGACCAGTTCGTGGATATTTTTCCGCCTAAAACGGGCAAGGCCATCACCGTGGCACAGTTGCTGACCAAGCGTTCCGGCCTGGGGGATTATGAGCATAGCCCGGATTATGCAAAGATCAGGAAGACGGATTTTAAACTGCACGACCTGCTGCAGATCATTTCCTGGCAGCCCCTGTTATTTGATCCGGGCACGGGCGAGGCGTATTCCAATTCTGCGTATATAGTACTGGGTGCGGTCATTGAGAAGATCACCGGACAGTCTTTTGGAGATGCCGTGCGGACCAGGATCGGCACCCCATTGGGGATGACTTCAATAGCATATACCAAGGCAGAAAAACTGGCCAGTACGAACCGTGCCTATGGTCAGCTCCTGAACCCGGATGGTACGAAAACCAATGTGGATGATATTGAGAATGGTCATCCTGATGAAGGGATTTATACGACCCTGGATGATATGCTGAAATTCGTGGAAGCGAAACGGAAACAACAGCTCCCCTCCCATTATAATTATCCGCTGGACATGGACCTGACAGGGAGTTTGCCGACATGGACATCTGCAATAGGCTATACTGAAGACGGATATAGTTACGTGATCCTGTGTAATATGGGGGAGTCTGCAGATCGCATTGCACCGCGCGTGCGTTCGGTGATGAAAGATGGTAGCTATAAACCCTTTACGCCGCCTACACAGCTCACGCTGTATAAATGGATTACGGGGAATGGAATGCCTTATGTAGAGCAACATGTGAAGGAATTGTGCGAGTCAGATGGGAAGAAATTCGATGCTGGTTTTTTGAATGCGAATGGAGATATTTTTATGCAGGCAAAGCAGACCGGGTTTGGGATTGCCTTGTTTAAGCTGAATGTAAAACTGTTCCCGGGTAGCGCGGCTGCTTATGAATGTTTAGGGAATGCATATCTGCAGATAGGTGATAAGGCCAATGCGGAGGTGAATTATAAAAAGGTGATGGAATTAGATCCGAAGAATGGTCGTGTGAAAGACATCCTGAGTGCTAAATAG
- a CDS encoding AraC family transcriptional regulator → MKLKFIEIPEISHDLGLKQAADGILVFNSEHDESRRVHGRPFRSSHFSVIYIFEGSLQFKVNLSAYQLQAGEMMIIHPSAIRELLQGSPHLRFGGLFFTPEYLFKSGFYKKHIELFHFFGSEFEPHLQAAPAASEKMRHLFTLLLQLVPDTDNTIIDLIFQATILQLGMTYNETHSQQAEMVPSNRKDNLVYRFLQLLPMHFREEHEVGFYAGKLFVNAKYLTQALKEKTGKTARDFITEMIILDARVMLDNPALSVSQVAESLGFSDQFHFSHFFKKHTGHTPSRYRTAQ, encoded by the coding sequence ATGAAATTGAAATTTATAGAAATACCTGAGATCTCTCATGACCTTGGCCTGAAACAGGCAGCTGATGGGATCCTGGTATTCAACAGTGAACATGATGAATCCAGGCGGGTGCATGGGCGGCCTTTCCGTTCCAGCCATTTCTCTGTGATCTATATTTTTGAAGGGAGCTTACAATTTAAGGTGAACCTGTCGGCGTATCAGCTGCAGGCGGGGGAAATGATGATTATTCATCCCTCAGCGATCAGGGAGCTGCTGCAAGGTAGTCCTCATCTACGTTTTGGCGGATTGTTCTTTACCCCTGAGTATCTTTTCAAATCAGGATTTTACAAAAAGCATATTGAACTATTCCATTTTTTCGGAAGCGAGTTTGAGCCGCATTTACAGGCGGCTCCAGCTGCTTCCGAGAAGATGCGGCATTTATTTACCCTGTTGCTACAGCTGGTGCCGGATACTGATAACACGATCATTGACCTGATCTTCCAGGCGACTATCCTGCAACTGGGTATGACTTATAATGAAACGCACAGTCAGCAGGCGGAGATGGTACCTTCTAACAGGAAGGATAACCTGGTGTACCGGTTTTTGCAGCTCCTGCCTATGCATTTCAGGGAGGAACATGAGGTGGGGTTTTATGCGGGGAAATTATTTGTGAATGCGAAATACCTGACGCAGGCCTTGAAAGAGAAGACGGGCAAGACGGCGAGAGACTTTATCACGGAAATGATTATACTGGATGCGCGGGTGATGCTGGATAACCCGGCATTGTCTGTTAGCCAGGTTGCGGAGAGTCTTGGTTTTTCTGACCAGTTTCATTTCAGTCATTTCTTTAAGAAACATACGGGGCATACGCCGAGCAGGTATCGTACGGCTCAGTAG
- a CDS encoding TolC family protein, with amino-acid sequence MKLQNIPVLCLLLYAATGYAAPNDTLPLSLQQLIATAQSHSRQLKLSQAAIDVAKAMSDEAKLSKLPYLNFTADAGYLGNVAVIGLGSMPSGSYEMPHFSNNYGLMASYIVYAGDKLNTGIKLASIEERIAGLNYERANQDVKLVLSGYYLDLYSLLKQRRVYEENIAESKLLQDKIKNRYDAGTALKSDFVRSELLVANMELALLKLNNNIDIINNKLVEMVDLPEHTVIVPEEISGVDHEGMLAGAKAKLPEQERAYPGYENTMPAREPSLPEYQKTAALYNPDLATNRLAISAAEKSFKMVRADRLPSISLFATSNFNRPFIYDLPAIDIYSNLWMAGVRLNYDIGSLYTNKRKSKTAEQRITQARMAATLGEEHVRTTVYEAYKHYRESIDQLTAMKKELALANENYRRVTNSYHQQLMLITDVMDASNARLSAELQLQTAQAHIAFTYYQLLRTTGKL; translated from the coding sequence TTGAAACTGCAAAACATTCCGGTGCTATGCCTGCTGCTGTACGCGGCAACAGGCTATGCCGCACCAAATGACACTTTACCGCTATCACTTCAGCAGCTTATTGCCACTGCACAATCCCACAGCAGGCAGTTAAAACTCTCACAGGCAGCCATAGACGTGGCCAAAGCAATGTCAGACGAAGCGAAATTGTCAAAACTCCCCTATTTAAATTTTACTGCAGATGCGGGCTACCTCGGCAATGTGGCCGTGATAGGATTAGGGAGCATGCCTTCAGGATCTTATGAAATGCCTCATTTTTCTAATAACTATGGCCTGATGGCATCGTATATCGTCTATGCCGGCGATAAGCTGAATACGGGCATTAAACTGGCTTCTATTGAAGAAAGGATTGCCGGCCTGAATTATGAAAGAGCGAACCAGGATGTGAAACTGGTCCTGTCCGGCTACTACCTCGATCTGTATAGTTTATTGAAGCAACGCAGGGTGTATGAAGAGAACATTGCCGAGAGCAAACTCCTGCAGGACAAGATCAAAAACCGCTATGATGCAGGTACTGCCCTAAAAAGTGATTTTGTGCGAAGCGAGTTGCTGGTGGCCAATATGGAACTGGCCTTATTAAAGCTCAATAACAACATTGATATCATTAATAATAAACTGGTGGAGATGGTGGATTTGCCGGAGCATACGGTGATTGTGCCGGAGGAAATCAGTGGTGTTGATCATGAAGGTATGCTGGCAGGTGCTAAGGCCAAACTACCTGAACAGGAACGTGCATACCCTGGTTATGAAAACACGATGCCCGCCCGGGAGCCCAGCCTGCCCGAATACCAAAAAACAGCAGCCCTTTACAATCCCGATCTTGCTACGAATCGACTCGCCATTTCAGCTGCTGAAAAGAGTTTCAAAATGGTTCGCGCAGATCGCCTCCCCTCCATCAGTTTATTTGCCACCAGTAATTTTAACCGCCCATTCATATACGACCTTCCAGCTATTGACATCTATTCCAACCTATGGATGGCAGGTGTGCGCCTGAACTATGACATTGGCAGTTTGTATACAAACAAGCGCAAATCAAAAACCGCTGAACAGCGCATTACACAAGCCCGTATGGCAGCTACCCTGGGTGAAGAGCATGTACGCACCACTGTTTACGAGGCATACAAACATTACAGGGAATCTATTGATCAACTGACTGCCATGAAAAAAGAGCTGGCCCTGGCCAATGAAAACTATCGCCGTGTCACCAACAGTTACCACCAGCAACTGATGCTCATTACCGATGTCATGGATGCCAGCAATGCACGCTTATCAGCAGAGCTGCAATTGCAAACCGCACAGGCACATATCGCATTTACATACTATCAATTACTAAGAACAACAGGAAAGTTATGA
- a CDS encoding HlyD family secretion protein produces MKKKNLAFNIFFGLIAVAAIVIATRYFFHLSTREMSDDAQVQQLLSPVNARVGGYIREIRFTEFQQVHKGDTLVIIDPGDYLVQRSLAEAGLLDAQAGKSVAQSTVSTVQSNLSISDANIGEIRARLWNAEKNLQRYEILLKQESITQQQYDQAASDYESLKARLLSLENVKTASSRSVTEASNRVSVNEANIKRAEANLEMANLNLSYTVILAPCDGTIGRKTIIVGQLVQQGQPIVSVVDDKQKWVTVNFREKQMPQVQVGKKVRIHIDAFPDKEFSGQVQSIATATGAVFSMVPTDNATGNFVKVQQRIPVRVEFTADNDKALLSQLRAGMNAVVTISK; encoded by the coding sequence ATGAAGAAAAAGAACCTTGCTTTTAATATATTCTTTGGACTGATTGCAGTAGCGGCCATCGTGATCGCAACCAGGTATTTCTTTCATCTCAGTACCAGGGAAATGAGTGATGATGCGCAGGTACAACAACTCCTCTCCCCTGTCAATGCCCGGGTGGGCGGGTATATCAGGGAGATCCGTTTTACCGAATTCCAGCAAGTACACAAGGGTGATACCCTCGTCATCATCGATCCAGGTGATTACCTGGTACAGAGATCCCTGGCTGAAGCAGGACTGCTCGATGCACAGGCAGGCAAGTCTGTGGCACAGTCTACCGTAAGCACAGTACAAAGTAATCTTTCAATTTCTGATGCGAACATCGGGGAGATCAGGGCACGGCTCTGGAACGCGGAAAAGAACCTGCAACGCTATGAGATCCTGCTGAAACAGGAATCTATTACCCAGCAGCAATATGACCAGGCAGCCAGCGATTACGAATCCCTGAAAGCCCGCCTCCTATCACTGGAGAATGTTAAAACCGCCTCCTCCCGCTCTGTTACGGAAGCCAGCAACCGGGTTTCTGTGAATGAAGCCAATATCAAAAGAGCGGAAGCGAACCTGGAGATGGCCAACCTGAACCTCAGCTATACAGTGATCCTCGCTCCCTGCGATGGCACGATTGGCCGGAAGACGATCATCGTAGGCCAGCTGGTGCAACAGGGACAGCCTATTGTAAGTGTGGTAGATGATAAACAGAAATGGGTGACAGTGAACTTCCGGGAGAAACAAATGCCACAGGTGCAGGTGGGAAAAAAGGTACGCATTCATATTGATGCCTTTCCTGACAAGGAGTTCAGCGGCCAGGTGCAGTCTATTGCGACTGCTACGGGAGCCGTATTTTCTATGGTGCCGACGGACAATGCGACCGGCAATTTCGTAAAGGTGCAGCAACGTATACCCGTACGGGTGGAGTTTACAGCAGATAATGACAAGGCTCTTTTATCCCAGCTGCGTGCAGGAATGAATGCCGTAGTGACCATTTCAAAATAA